In the Arachis hypogaea cultivar Tifrunner chromosome 20, arahy.Tifrunner.gnm2.J5K5, whole genome shotgun sequence genome, CTTTCACCCACTCGTTGTGTGACACGTGTACTCCCTACCAGCTCAGCCTCACACACTGACACGTGCTGCTTCCTCGAAAGAGAGAAAGTCTCTGTGGTTCTGTGAGTGTGTGCGTGACGTATGCTGTTGGCGGGCGTTTGCCTTATATTCACGCGCTACGTGGCGCGTATCAATCACCATGCTCCACGGATAAATGAAGAGCAGAGAGAGGTAGCTTGTGGTTTAAGTAGCTTCCAGTATTCTAATTAGCACTTTTTtgcaatattttttgtatttttaattttttttagtaagacAGTTATAGGAAAGGCCTATAATTTGGGGATTTGGTGAGAAAAAAAAATCCCTATAATTTAGGAAATAATgtatttatacattttatttttaaaataaataaattaaatctaatatttatatatacacgtattttttacatatatattttaatatcaaaatattaaataaataaaaaaaatatttataatattatttaatttatttaaaatataaattaatataatttattataatttaaagtatatttattttattttatttttcaatgtatTAAATTTACATTATAAGAATTCCAGAAACTCTCATATATTATGTATTAAGTTCAATATTGAGACTACCACTCTCATCTagctaaaaaatttagatatggaATTAACATGTGTGATATGATATgtcttaatattataattttgagtattttttaaaattataagatgTACACAATTCAGACTCTCctatttatgtttaaaaaaatttaaaatttaaagtacaCAAATCAGATCTTCCAATTTGTATATCCCAATTTTTAAACACACTCTCCAATTTGTGTATCAAAAAGTTATTTCTGTACCTCTTAAAAATCAGACGGTCTAATTTTAGCCTATAGGTACGTAAAAAGCCCTTCTCCCTTCCATAACTAGACTAAAAAGTACTCTCATATATGAGTTATTAATGTTTAAACTTACtccaaaatttaaatagatataatttaaattataaaatttaaaaattaaattgaatgtaatttaatttttaaaagaataataattaaaaattaaaaatataaaatttacatttcagatggatataaattataaataataacacaATTCGAATAATAaggattagattaaaaaaataaattcaaattgatACTAAACAAATTACAGTtatttgaatcaaataaaatcagattaaaaaataaaataaatttaatttaattcaaatcacaataaattatattaatattatcttttaaatttaaatcgatCCAAATCATATtacaaatatcaatttttttagcaATTTCATTTGATATCTCATCTTTTAGGTATACATTATACACATATGTCTTTTaaaatagtcaccaaaaaaaaatgtcTTTTAAAATGTAAACATGGTTATGACAAATCTCTTATACTTATCTTATTTACTCGATAAATCAGATCTGAGTatacatataagataaaatatgaaattaatcTCTGTTACTTGACATTTTTTTTGGTGTCTATCTTgacaaatttataaatataattttttctctttaataaaaAAGTGATAATAGGTAactgagataaaaaaaaaatagaaaaatgactTTAACttctaaaaagaaaacaaaataaaataaatcataaatggcATTATCCAAACAACAGAGCAATCCAGAGTCAAAGATACAAGTAATGTAGAAAATGTATATGCATTTTAATGCTGATACACTAATCCTCTATACAACTTGGTTGGCTTGTTCCATCAACTAGTCAATTCTAAATTTACCATATCAACATTTTAATAAACCACCTAATATTCAACTCTTTAATCCTTTGTTACCTCCTGTCCAAATCAATCAACCAAAATGCTCAGAGCTTTTTTCTTTTGAAAGCTTCctggcaaaataaataaatatacatgCAACTCTACATCTGGCAAATGTTATTTTGTCTCCGAGGTTGAATCACTTGTATGATCTTGTATGATCTAGAAACACACAGTAGTTAGGACATTATTTTACAAGTAAATCTTTGTATGATCCTCCAAGCATCAATGATAGATATTGTTACCTTATCACCACCTTCAGGATCCTGTGAATGGAAGACGACTGGGCGGCACCGCTCATCTTCGTTCATCAGACTTGAATTCTGGAAATGGTTCACCAATGCAGCCTTTCCTTGGATTCGTGCATATGCCAGGGAAGCAACTTTTTCACTATTAAACTTCTCCCACTTCTTCCCATTAAATGTCTGCAAAATCAGACCCATTCGTTATAATCAAACACATTAGCTACAATGAGAAATATGCACAAAAAACTAATAACCTCATAGAATGGAATAATGTGTGATGCCGACAGCATGTTGATAAATGCGTATCCCACATTGCATTTATTCTGAAATCAAAAGGGGAAAAGGATTAACTAAGCTTCACTGGTTTAAATGGAGACTATAGAAAATGCGCGCTCTACCTTAAAGTCGATTGGTAGATAGAAAAAATCATAGGTACCCTTGTGCTTTTCATCAATAGCAGCTAATAACATTTTTGAGGTGTATCTGCAggtcatcaacaacaaagtatgatCCTTCAACGAAAAGAATAAAGTCATCATTGATAACTAAACATCCTTGTAAAAGTTAGCCATACTTATTTGGGATGTTCTTTATCATTAAGGTAGTCCTTCTGTCTTCACTGTTTTTAATCCTATCCAAGTCAAGATGAAATTGCTTCTTGCTGCTATCAGCTTGGCCCCCATTGTTCTCTATGCGCCTATTCCGCCCAGGGTCCACGAAACCAAACACtgaagtagtagtagtagtagtagtagcagTAGGTGGCAATCCTGGGTATGGACCATTACCTGAAAACACAAGACTAAGTCTGGGAGATGATCTCATTCCAATGTTTGGCGAACCATGTTCAGACATATTTCTTGGTATAGTGATCCCGGCATTAACAGATTCACCCATATTAACCATGTAATTCCCCTTACTGTGACTCAGACCTATGCCTCCATAACCAACATGGTTCACGAACGACGTTTCAGGTGACTTCGAAAGGACTCCAAAGTTTCTCTCAAAAGGAAAACCTGATGGAGCAGAGCCAACATGATTATGGTGACGATTGTGGGACAAACCAATAAAAGAACTCTCTTGAGCAGGGTTTTGGAAGGCATggctatttccatttgctgtaaatgAATGCCTCACAGATGGTGTTGGCCAAGCTGAAGGTTTGATGTCCTGTGAGTACAAGTTCGGACTTCCCCATAAAAATTGTGACCCTGACAAGGTTTCCACCGAGGATCCATTTGAAGGAGATGAACCAAAAGAAGACAAAGCTCCACTATATGGGATGAATTTTGGTTCTGGAAGAGAATGAGATTGAAATGTCTCTCCATGCGATGAATTACTACTAGCAAATATATGCTCTGCATGCTGACTCCCTGCTAAATCTTTCCCAATAGCTACACCCTTCATGGCATTGGATAGTGGAGGGTGCAAAACAGAAGCTAATCCAGCTAAATGGTTTCCTATTGATGGACTCATGATCCCAGAACCAGGAGAATCGCTTATAGTTTGAAATGAGTTATTTTCAACAGTGCTGTTGAACCGCAACCAGTAACCTGTTATAAACCACGATTGTGTCATGTCAAAAATAATAAGAACAAAAAGCTTAAATAATAAAAgtagtaataataacaatcaatAGTGTAAATCAAAGCGGTGGTGGCCAGAGACACCAACATCATGAAGGATATTCAATAGCTTAGAAACCTACCGGGTGGAGAATTGGCCACAGGTGAACCCATCTGATGTCGGAAACTTAGCTTTTCATCATGATCAAGCTCTTGATTTGTTTGAAGCACTAAACTGAAAGGTATAAGCTAATATCATTTATCTATTCATGCATCAATAAAAGATgctagaaaaaaaatatacataagcATATTACTTGTGCTACTCTATTCAATGGTAAAATGGTTCAAGTTAGATGACTTCATGAATCTTTTCTTAAATTAACAATGGATGCAAATCAGTCCAAAGATCAAGATAAAGAAACTCAAAATATAATTAACAGTGAAATTACTTTCGACGAGTTCTGCCAGGCCGGCTAAGCTCCACCTTTATTCGCCTCCCAGCTATGTTACTCCTGTTTAATGATTTTAGTGCTGCTTCTGCAGCCCTcacatcataaaattcaataaaCTTGTGATGGCCTTTGTGAGACGTTTCCCGTATCTGCAGTTATTTTAGGTCGTTATGTGATCTTCAAAAAATATATGACAAGGGTGTAAACAGATAAAGAAGGATAAATTGTCACCTCTTTGACCTCTCCATATGCCCCAAATATTGTACGGAGGTCCTCATTCGAAACAGATGGGTCCAAATTGAAAACTACCAAGGTTCCTTGGTTGATGTCCTTGTCAGATGGATTATCCtgggataaaaatgaaaaaagaataaGATGGCCAGAGGCATTCAATCAATAAATTGATAAATCAGAGAACTTTGGAGCTGCTCAGGAACCTTTGGTATTGAGAAGTGAATGTCAAGTTTCCGGCGTCGTAAAGGTTTGTTTTGTAATGCGTGCATGGCTGTTCGAGCAGCACGGATGTCATAATAGGATACCATAACAAACCCACGATGTTTACATGCAGTATATAGAGTCCTAATGTGACCATATTGCTGATATAAAAAACAGAATTAATAATTTGTATAGCACATGTAATGGTAATTAAATAATCATGTACTGTTTTAATCtaaatatgttttttaaatttcCAAAATCTGCATGTCTTGTTCCACATAATTTTTTTCCTAAACAGTGACATGCCAAGATAGAGCAGAGAAGATGGTGAATTAAGAGAACTAATAAGTTGTATGAAAGATATGAAAGTTATTGGAAGagagttcatgttaattttttaaatgaccTCGAAAAGAGCTCTCAACTCTGAATCCTCcacattattattaatatttcgaACAAATAATGTCCGAGAAGGATGCTCTCCATATGGATGTTCTCCAGCAACAATCCCCACAccattaagaaaagaattataggGCAAACCATTGGCAGCATGACCATCAGAGAAGCTTAATTTTGACACACCCACATTAAGACTTTCCTGAGGATCAGCTTCCAGTTCCATACCTCCACCACTACCAAAAACATCATACTCCTCCAAATCCTCAAGAGAGTTTGGCAAACCACTTAGGTCAAAATCAGCTAAAAGGTCCTCCTCATCATCTGGAAGCATGGTTCCTATCACACAAGTATCAGCATCCTCAAGTAAACCATTCCCATCTACATCTTGATGGGACTTTTTAAAGCCATCAGCACTGCTTAAGTTCACTAGAGGTTAATGAAAAAACCGGTCaactaattatatttaaaaaaaaagtgctAACAGATTAAAAAACAGCTAGAGCTAATCAATCAACACTTACACTTTTCATGTAACGGAACAGGCAATGACCTAGAAAAGAAGCCAGTATGAGATGAAACATGGTATAGATCAGATCTAGATAAATCCTCCCATGCACCTTGTTGCACTTCTTTAGGTGTATTTTCTGATGGAATCTTGGTTGGACCTACTAGCAATACCGAAACATCATTCAATTTGATATGGCAAGGTATCTTGATAACCAAAATaggaaaaagtaataaaatatgtTTGAAATCTTACCAGGATAAGAATGGTCTACAGACTCCTTCATTGCAAGTTTGCAACACCCTTTCTGCCTCATTCATGGATAAGAAGATATATGTAAGTATTTTTGCTTTTGCTATCAACAGATACATTGCAAGTAAATTATTACTAttaaacaactcacaaaactgCCAATTATACCGGCATTTTGAAATACTAAGAAAATCTTCATCTATACACATAATAAGCCTCTGGCAATATTTTCATCTACAGTTTTCTCTTTTAAGttcaggaaaagtaaatcaatgcAGATCTATCAATATTATTGCCCCACCCACCCTCCCATTTTCCCTAAATAAGGCAAATAAAAAATGTGTCCATGCATCGCATAAAAGTGAAACTGACAAATCAAGCCTATATTCTCCGTTAGTACAAATCAACATATCCAACACTGCAAGCActtgaaaataataaatcaacCTGCCACACAGTTTTTACTCATTTACatttgaagaagagaaaaaaagaataatatactAACCATATTAACGATAACAATGATAATAACGGTTGGCAGGGGGGGGGGAGAAAAACAAGAAACCAAGACTTCGAGCAATTAAGAAACTTGAGAATACCATAACTGCAAAAATCCCAGAAGAGAAAGTTGAGTGATCAACCACCATAACTGCTGCACTCAATGATACTCTCAAAGCAGAGAAATTCCaccaagaaaaaatgaaaataaaataaataattcctGATCAACTTGATCATACCCAGAAAACAAAACACTAAAAAGGCTCAAACTTTGGCATTGCGAAATTCATAAACAGTGAAATCAAAGGAAGCCCAATTTAAGTCAAGTACTAGTAACAAAAaagttacctttttttttttccttcttgaaGGAGGCAACTGCAGGGCACAAAGAACTTGGTGGGTTGGGACCAAAAGGCAAATAAATTGGTTATGTTAATGTAACTGAATGGGGAGAAGCCACTTGtaatcagaagaagaagaaacaaagcaACCAACAACACAGTTTTGGCACTTTTGGGGACGGTGGCAGAATGGGGAAGAGAGAGtgagttgcagaggaagatcgtGCTGATGATGATTGGGCCACACCGCTGAATAAAAAGGAGCAGACAatgattgtgtgtgtgtgtgagagagagagagagagagagagagagagagagagagagagagaattcacaTTTGGATTCAGGATAAAGATAAGGTCAGGATAATACTTAATACTACTATATTATTAGTACTAATCTCATTAATCATATCCAAATTCATATCAAGCGGATTTAATGGAATTCATTATGGTATATATCCAGGAGCTACACTCAAAAATGACTTCTAAAATTTTAAAGCATagcttaaattatttatttatttttttatcattaaaaagaTAACGTAATTCGtctcaaacctttttcaaaatgtCGTCTTCAATTAGATTACTCTCTTTTTTCTTCCGAttaatttattacttttttaatttgtgaatttaatTTATGTGCATATATAATAGCACTCTCCACAAAATTGAAGTCCCGTGGACTATAATGGAAATTgcaatcatgcttaacttgagcCCATTTCTCTCACCTCCTCCAACTTATTCACAAAAAATCCTCAATTTTCTAGCATGTTAGAGTAATGGTCATACAACATATGATTTACTTTTAATTCATCTAGTTGAACTTGTTGAATATGTTAAATCAAGTTCTAACAATGaaattttagtgttttttattgaTCTTCAATATAAACTTCCAAAAATCTTCActtaaatactttttttattatattttaatcatATTCATAAATCAATAGATAATACAATTAATAGAAATgatatcaataaattaattattaaaaattaatataaaatattagaataCTTGAAAATAAAGGAGAGATTATCTGTTGACTATTATCGTAGCGGTTAAATCAAATGGTACAGTGCACAGCAACACCCACAGACGATAAACAATAATAACCACACACAGTTCAACACTTACCGGCGAACGGAAACGCGGCAAGATATGAGCAGCTGAGGCAAGCAGAGATGGAGGATAGAGATGATTTTGGCAAGCAAATAAGGCGTTGGGTAGGGTGCTAGCAGACGACGACGACACGCTACAGGAACTAGGAAGCACAACTCGAGGCCTTGAACACTCCTCGGCAAAAGCACGATTAGTCGATCACATACGTAGGAGAGAGCGCGACACGCGAGCACACGACGCGGAGGATTTGGCAAGAGGCGGGGCGACGATAGCGAGCATGCGTTGGCGGTGAACGGAGGTGGGACGAGTCGCTAAGGTGATCTCTGATGGTGTGGTGGTGTCTGGGGTTGAGTAGTGAGCTCCCAGCCATTTGTGAAATACCGAGAGTGCAAAAGATTAGGATGTCGGGGATGTACTTTAGAACTAGTAAGAAGATGAACTAAGTGTCAACTAAATGTGCTACGTCATTTTTTCAATGACGAAAATGGACGaaataactaacttgagtcatGCCTTAGAATTTTAGGCTACAAATTagattgattgaaaattgagaGGTCAAATTAAATCGAGATTAAAGTTCAAAATCCATCTTGAGTATTAAGTTAATATATTcttgtaaatataaaatatgtatctTTCTTTagtattgaaaaatattaaaaattagattttattttgtatttaaattgatACTAACTGATTCAATAAAttctttttctattaaaaatgtTAGATCTTATCAATTTTCTCTAATTGTACTATTGTCCAATAGAACCACAAACTCCTTAGAAGTAAAGAAACTCAAACTCTGTATTAAATTTATCCAAAAATTCTCCATCGAAATAAATAAAGTTTTAGGACAACTCCGCTGAAGTTTGGAGGTTCCTTGTGCTGTGTTGTGTGATGTGCCTTACAACATTTTCCTTAAAAGGTAAATCGCTGAGGAAAATTAGCTTTGAATCTTCATATGCTGTTCCCATAAACACAAGCAACCTAAGATGACCTTATTAGTTAGTTTCTATAAGCGAAAAGCTGTGTACATTCCATAATAAATCCttatataattgtcatatatcAAAAAATGGTATCGTCATCATAAAAGGTCGGAGTTTTGAAAAcagtttgtaaaaaataaaataacaaaaaaaaaacaataggTAATCTTCTATTTTAATGAGCGGATAGATTAGTGTACTGAAAGTTATTAGTACGGATTATGAGATAGATCAGGAACTTGCCGATTTTTGGTGATAACGAAATCCAATCTTCTTAAAGCAACGGGAGTTGGTATTTACAATGACAattcgacgctcaagtcagaatgaatTTAAAAGGTACAGGAGGGAGTAAGGAATGTGTAACGTACCTAAGGGAGCCTCTGACTCCTTTTATATAGTTTGTGTCgttatcttatttttatcttgTGAACTAAAATAAGaaagtatttgaatttgaatgtttaGTTAGGGATTTGTGACCACTAAGTCGGTCTGGGCCGTATTGGTGGTCCGGCTCATGTAATCGAGTTGTAACTGCTCCGATTTGGGATCCGAGAATCAGATCTGGAACAATTGTCCCGGAGCGAGAGAGTGTGCTTGCTCAATCTCGTTGCTTGTAAGGATTCGTCTTGTCGTGAGTCTAGCATGGAGTGCTGTCCGAGTTGTCTTGGCCGAGATCGGAGAACCGGGCCGAGTTTTCAACCGTTTTAGGGACCGCTCTTTAGGTCCTGAAGTTCCTCATGTTTATCGGAAACGGGATGATGAGGTCTCGTGTTTTACGGCTAAGATCGAGGGTTCGCGCATGCCTTGTTTGCTTAGTCATCGCATTTCTTCTAAGGGTTTTCGTCTGTTGCGATTCCCAAGGTGTCATAATGACGCTTAGTGGGAGGAGAGaagttttcctttcttttttttcctttttgcccTCCAcactttcgtttttttttttttgaaacgcTGGAGGGTTTTATTCATTTGCAACtgctttttctccttcttcattctttcacTTTCTAAAAAACACTCTCTGCAAATTTCTTTGGTACCGTGCTCCACTTGAACGTTCGTTGGCCTTCTTGTGTTGTGCCTCTTTGCTCATTGTTGCTTCGTTTCTCTCACTCGCTTTTTGAGAACCAAGTTGGTGGGTTCTGTCACTCTAATTGCTATATTTTGCTtctgcatttttgttttgtttactgTTTCTGTGTTTTTGCATGCTTCTGTGTTTATCAATCGGAAAATGTTGATTGGTGTATTGTGCTTAGTGTAGTTTTAAGGATCTTAGTAGGATGCTTCGATTGTAGTTTTAGTACGGTTTAGgaattttctgtatttttgcatTTCTGGGTAGTGGGTTGACAGTGAAAAATCCTATTTGGATATAGGTATGGTGAGACGGAGGGAAATTCAGGGAAACTCGGGTCCTATCTTCCTGGCAAGGGTGTGCCAAATCGTTACCATTGGGTAACGTCGACGTTTCGGGCACGCCCTCTCAATTGGATGAGGGGGACCTCCAGAGGCTCCGTGATGAAGGGGCCGTGTTATGTGGTGAGGCAGCAGGACAGTACGAGTTAGTGATTGCCGATGAAAATGAGAGGGTTTGCTATCTCAGCTTGCACTCCCCTCGTGTCCCAGACTGGATTTGGGTGCACAAACCTTTGTTTACTAAGTTAGGGAGTCGGCTACGCTTTTCTAAATTTCATATGGCTTTCTTGAACCGGGTTTTGGCAGCACCGTCTCAACTACTTTCGATTAGCTGGGCGGCTATTTAGACCTTTGAGCTGGTTTGTGACTTTTTAGTGTTTCCAGCTCAGGTCAaagtcttcttatttttcttcttgttgaccaTTCCGCATAAGGAGGAAAAGCATAGGAAAGGACACATCTCTTTCCAAGCCCAAATGAACTGCCGACTCTTCGACTTGTTTAAAGATTCATTTATGGTTTCAAGACGGAGTATTTCAAGGTTTGTCCCATCAAGGGTTATCATCCCTTTTGGCTTTTGCCTGAAGGGGAGCGCTAGATTTGCCCGTATTAGAACTTTGAGGCCAGAGATTCTTATATGATGAGAGTGACCTATGAGGGGCTGCCTTCCAAAAATAGGAAAATTGGCGACGTCTTGTTGGCATTTTTCGGGGACCGACCTTTGAATCCTCACGACGTGATGGGGGGATCCCGAGGTGGGTAGGTCTTATGTTGGTAtgtcttttttgtttattttttagttttatgtaTCTGTCTTTCGATCTTATAACTTGTTAATTCTCCTATTTTCTTCGCTTTTGTAGTTGGCATGGCTGACGGATTGGCAACTCTGCAGTGTTTAAAGGTTGCTTTCGTGGGCACTCTGGAAGCTGGGGTTGAGGGGCCCTCTCAGTCAACTCCTCTAGCAACTTCAATCCCCAGTTCACAAATAGTTTCGCAGGAGATCATCCAATAGGGGGTCATCAAGGATGATGACCTCAGGGAGATCCCGATTCCCGAGACTGCAAGCGGGTTGAAGGCGCTGGTTGTGAGGGGGTTAGCACAGGGGTGGCCGTTCCTTATGTCACGGACCGCTCCTTTGATGCTTCCGGCTTTATCGACCATCACCTGCTACCCGGACTGATGAGTTTTTCAGGGACTGCGATCTTTTCGGCCAAGATAAGTTAGTGTATCGTGCCTTCTTTCGCTCTGCTGCCATCATTCGAAAAGCTGAGCCCACACTTTCGCAAACTTTCCGTCTGGATAGGAAGCTGAAGCTAGCTCTAGTAGATTTGGGCATTTTGAAGGGACAGTTGGAGGCGGCTGAGGTTGCCAGGGTAAAGGTGGCCAAGGATGCCAAAGATGCTGGTGTCGAGATCCTAAGGTTGTCAGAGCGGGAGACTGAGCTGTCAATCCAGGTGGTAAGGCCCAAAAACCGGCTGCTAATGTTGAGAGTGTCGCTGCTGCTGCCCGTGCCGAGGCAGAGGATTCAAAAGCCAaggtgaaaaattttaaaaagtgaaaTGCCACCCTGCTGGATGATGCTTGGGCAGTCGTTGCAACTACTGAGAGGGTTTTGAAGTCCCAAGTCTAGGTTCTGGCCCCGGATGTGGACGTGTCCATGATGGGAGCATTCTGGATCGTGAAGGATGGTCAGATCATATATTTGTAGTAGTTTGTTgctatttctttctttcctttcatAAGTTTGTAAGCCGTCTGTTCGGCATTTCATACTATTACTTTTGTGGAACAATTTATGTTGTGAAGTTTGTAAGCCCTTTTCTCTGCTCGTTGAACTACTTTTTTGTGACCTGGTTTGGTGCACTATTTTATATGAATAGCAGGCCCCTTGGTGGGCCATTTAAAGTACTTGTGTTTATTTATGGATATCCATTTGTTAGCCTCGGGAGAGATCGGGCCCCAGGGTAGCTATCTAGTTTATTCTATTTGTATCGTTTGCTTGGTTAGAACgcggataaaatattttttagttcgTACTATTTTGTTTGGGTAGGGGttgtttaaaatagaaaaaatgactTTTATTAAATGGtaggcctcgttaaaacctcccgTTGTTACCTGGGTAGGAAAGAGTATCTGAAAAAACggaaatacaaaataaaagaaaaagaaacatttaaGAACTAAGAGTGACTTTGCaaaataactaaacaaaacattttGACAAAGTTACCAAATCGGTAGAGCTTTCTTATGAGTAGAAACGCAGTAGGTTTGCAACGTTCCATGACCTCGGTATCTCGTGCCCGTTAAGTCGTTCTAGCTTGTAGGCTCCTTTCCCGATTACCAACTTGATTAGATAAGGCTCTTCCTAGTTAGGTGTGAGTTTACCTTTTTTCTGGGGTAGAAGGGCCGATGTAGTTGCGTTGTAAGACTAAGTCTCCCTCCCTGAAGTCTCGTTTCACTATGCCCTAATTGTACCTTAGGCTCACCCATTGTTTCAAGGCTAGTTCTAGCAGGTGAGCTATGCTTCTGACCTAGTCCGCGAGGTCCCATTATGCATTTTCATTGTGTCCCCCAATGGTCCTCTGGGGGCTCGGTTCCCAGTTTTCTATGGGAATAATGGCTTCCAGGCCGTATGTTAGCCGGAACGGGGATTCCACGGTGAAGGTTTGGGGTGATGTTCGATACGACCAGAGTACTAACCCGAGTTCGTTGGCCCAAAGGCCTTTGGCTTTGTCTAGCCATTTCTTGAGCCCTTTTatgatgactttgttggccgcttctaCCTGGCCGTTGGTTTGCAGACGTTCTATCGAGCTGAATCTCTGGGAGATGCCGAGTCCCTCTAGAAATTCTTGGAATCGCTTGTCTGCAAACTGGGTCTTGTTATTGGAGATTACGATCTTTGGTATTCCGAATTGGGCTATGACTTGCCTCCAAAAGAATTTTTGGCATTGAGTGGCCGTGATCGTGGCCAGCACTTCAGCTtcgatccatttggtgtagtagttaATGGCGACTATAAGAAATCGCAGTTGCCTGGGAGCCATGGGGAACAGTTGACGACGTCGATTTCCCAAGTTCTGAAGGTGTGATCCTCCGTTATTACGCTGAGCTAATGGGGGCTGCTTGGTGTAGGTCGGTGAACTTGGCATTTCTTGCAGCTTTTGACCAATTAGAGAGAGTCTCTGATGATGGTGGGCCAGAAGTACCCGGCTCGAAGACTTTCTGAGCTAGGA is a window encoding:
- the LOC140183296 gene encoding uncharacterized protein, giving the protein MPSSPTYTKQPPLAQRNNGGSHLQNLGNRRRQLFPMAPRQLRFLIVAINYYTKWIEAEVLATITATQCQKFFWRQVIAQFGIPKIVISNNKTQFADKRFQEFLEGLGISQRFSSIERLQTNGQVEAANKVIIKGLKKWLDKAKGLWANELGLVLWSYRTSPQTFTVESPFRLTYGLEAIIPIENWEPSPQRTIGGHNENA